Proteins encoded within one genomic window of Tigriopus californicus strain San Diego chromosome 12, Tcal_SD_v2.1, whole genome shotgun sequence:
- the LOC131891978 gene encoding uncharacterized protein LOC131891978, whose translation MSDPANLAEAEGCTSHSSRQQRFADPLPPAAKMGQAEAETEPPPYGRPLTALERAVQAELEMLGPAWAEAIWGSHPSASQDQANALIAVKLNEAGQLIPRRWQAERRFEDDCRIVEQMVETLSQVIEDLQAKEAKDESARIEYHQAQRLIADWESLRRPALERSYRMAADVWFQPGEDPLTRIFSTVTNLCGKAIARLEFEISARPALGHALKTPESVVPRPTGDGKTIIQFDAAALVQAFDGDINDPEVLLNFSNWKSSWASLVKEMETLRGFDQTTLFQKLKTCLAGPALTLVSGYSSESTNSYEAAMKDLVDKYQDPITLAGSYINSGLKPRKTAAEQAEAIRNSFKALHNMRDIFEREQVDMYDFALMRTFITAMPAESQALWTTNKIQKKQDHLLKCDEAAKKGEELPGWKAGLVENYDQFDAWLRLQSVQFRQPVGGESMDTAPQSTASNFAMTADEKVDKVANITCFICPPEKAHHALANCRKGLAMSAREWRITCYGKNRCFRCTNPFSQGHQCQVKCRLCIGKGYDVSHHILVCPRNEARTSPLVDYTARPKPNGRPTRNKRENSSRPEASVPKWAKEMQATMESLAKQTTKERKDKPSKKLNKKK comes from the coding sequence ATGTCGGACCCCGCGAATTTAGCGGAAGCGGAAGGGTGTACCAGCCATTCAAGTCGTCAACAGAGATTCGCGGATCCACTGCCACCGGCGGCCAAAATGGGGCAAGCCGAGGCCGAAACCGAACCGCCGCCTTATGGCCGGCCGTTAACTGCGCTGGAAAGGGCCGTTCAGGCCGAACTCGAAATGCTGGGGCCAGCATGGGCCGAAGCTATATGGGGCAGCCATCCCTCGGCCAGTCAAGACCAGGCTAATGCACTCATCGCTGTCAAACTGAATGAGGCGGGCCAGCTCATCCCTCGGCGTTGGCAAGCCGAAAGACGTTTCGAAGACGATTGTCGTATCGTAGAACAAATGGTCGAGACGCTGTCTCAAGTGATTGAAGATCTCCAAGCGAAGGAGGCCAAAGACGAATCAGCCCGGATCGAATATCATCAAGCTCAGCGGCTCATCGCCGATTGGGAGTCACTCCGTCGGCCGGCGCTTGAGCGCAGCTACAGGATGGCTGCGGATGTATGGTTCCAGCCAGGGGAGGATCCTCTCACCCGTATTTTTTCGACGGTGACCAACCTATGTGGGAAGGCAATCGCCCGATTGGAGTTCGAGATATCGGCTAGACCCGCTCTTGGTCACGCTCTCAAGACTCCGGAATCGGTCGTGCCTCGCCCTACAGGGGATGGTAAGACCATCATCCAGTTTGATGCCGCCGCCTTAGTTCAAGCCTTCGACGGAGATATTAATGATCCGGAAGTCCTCCTCAATTTTTCCAATTGGAAGAGCTCCTGGGCTAGTCTAGTCAAGGAGATGGAGACACTGCGTGGCTTTGACCAAACGACGCTATTCCAGAAGCTCAAGACCTGCTTGGCCGGTCCAGCACTCACCTTGGTGTCTGGGTATTCATCGGAATCCACCAATTCTTATGAAGCCGCCATGAAAGACTTGGTTGACAAGTATCAAGACCCAATTACGCTCGCTGGGTCTTACATCAATTCCGGTTTGAAACCCAGAAAGACTGCGGCCGAACAAGCCGAGGCCATTCGTAATTCTTTCAAGGCCTTGCACAACATGAGGGACATTTTTGAACGTGAACAGGTGGACATGTATGATTTCGCCCTTATGAGAACCTTTATCACTGCCATGCCAGCTGAGTCACAAGCTTTGTGGACCaccaacaagattcaaaagaaacaggATCATCTGTTAAAATGCGATGAGGCAgcgaaaaaaggagaagaactACCTGGATGGAAGGCCGGGTTGGTGGAGAATTATGACCAGTTTGATGCATGGTTACGCCTCCAAAGCGTTCAGTTCCGCCAGCCGGTTGGGGGAGAATCCATGGACACAGCCCCACAGTCAACCGCCTCCAATTTCGCCATGACGGCTGATGAGAAAGTCGATAAGGTGGCCAATATAACCTGCTTTATTTGTCCGCCTGAGAAAGCTCATCATGCTCTTGCCAATTGCCGTAAAGGATTGGCCATGTCAGCCAGGGAATGGCGGATTACGTGCTATGGGAAGAACCGTTGTTTCCGGTGCACAAATCCGTTCAGCCAAGGACACCAATGCCAAGTCAAATGCCGGCTATGTATCGGAAAAGGTTATGACGTGTCCCATCACATCCTTGTCTGTCCTCGCAATGAGGCCCGTACGAGCCCACTGGTGGATTATACCGCACGACCAAAACCCAATGGGAGACCAACACGCAACAAAAGGGAGAACTCGTCCCGACCCGAAGCAAGCGTGCCGAAATGGGCAAAGGAAATGCAGGCCACCATGGAGTCCTTGGCCAAGCAAACCaccaaggaaagaaaggaCAAACCCTCcaaaaagttgaacaaaaagaaatag
- the LOC131891853 gene encoding E3 SUMO-protein ligase ZBED1-like codes for MVVKDLQPVSIVEDEGFKKVCHTLNPLNALPSRRTLSDIYISNMFDKVHANVKIRLQQASWVSITTDLWSSINRNGFIAVTVHYCDEVTLSPQSMILDCVRVRGRHTVETISMELRTAFERNNLGNKILVRVTDNGANVVKAIKDIGITHVACYAYSLNLVANYAFREVSSLCAIKDVASKLVEQTKKSTHVMELFEGIQ; via the coding sequence ATGGTTGTCAAAGATTTGCAACCTGTATCCATCGTCGAAGATGAGGGATTTAAGAAGGTTTGCCACACTCTCAATCCTCTCAATGCCCTACCCTCAAGACGAACTTTATCCGACATTTACATTTCCAACATGTTTGACAAAGTTCATGCAAATGTCAAGATTCGGCTCCAACAAGCTAGTTGGGTGTCGATCACTACAGATTTGTGGTCTTCGATCAATCGCAATGGATTTATCGCAGTGACAGTTCATTACTGTGATGAAGTGACACTTTCGCCACAATCGATGATCCTTGATTGCGTTAGAGTTCGAGGTCGCCATACCGTGGAGACTATTTCAATGGAGCTTCGAACCGCCTTTGAGAGGAACAATCTCGGGAACAAGATTCTCGTCAGAGTCACCGACAACGGTGCCAATGTGGTGAAGGCGATCAAAGATATTGGCATTACCCACGTTGCATGCTATGCTTACTCTTTGAACCTGGTTGCCAATTATGCATTTAGGGAGGTATCGTCCCTCTGCGCAATCAAGGACGTTGCTTCGAAATTAGTAGAGCAAACCAAGAAGAGTACCCATGTGATGGAGCTATTTGAGGGGATCCAATAA